Below is a window of Geomonas oryzisoli DNA.
ACCGTCGAAGCCCCTCATGAAGGGACGTACATCCATGGTCGCTTCCATCACGGAGAGGAAGGCCCCGCCGGGAAGTGCGATGCGCTCGCCCTGACGGGCGTTCAGCTTGACCGGCGCGCCCCCCTTGCGATCACGCACGGTGAGGTGGTAGAGCGAACCCTCGTCGGACTGCCCGAAGCTGGACTGGTAGAAGGTGATCCCCTTGTAGGTAAGCGGATCGTTGACGATGATCGGGCGGCTCTGGAAGCCCGGCACCGGTTTGCCGTTCTCCATGACGGTCAGGATGCTCTTGAATTCTTTCGGCGCGCCGGTGTCGTAATAGGAAACGGTGAACTTCTCGCAGCGGACCTCGAAGCCCAGCGGGATCATCTTGCCGCTCTGGGTCTGCACCTGGGAAACGGCGCCACCCTCGGGGATGTTGGTGTAGGCCTTGTAACCGGCAAAGGAGCCGATCAGGGCCCCGATGAAGATGACGATGATGGAGAGGTGCACCACGTAGACGCCGAGGCGGCACCAGGGGCTCTTCTGCGCGAAGAGGTGGTACTCGCCGTCCTTCTCGGTGACGACCGGTGCGGCGAACTCGCTGCGCAGGAATGCCTCCATGCGCGACTTGAGCTCATCCTTGGAACCCTTGAGCTTCAGGTCCTTGACGTTGGGCAGCGACTTCTCGAAGTTGTCGTCCATGACCAGGACCGGCTCGGAAACGACCTTCCAGACGCGCGGCAGCCTCTTGATGGAGCAGCAGATCAGGTTGAGGGTGAGCAGGTACAGCAGGAGGATGAACCACCAGGAGTGGTACATATCGAAGAAGCCCAGGGCACTGTACAGGCGGATCTTCGTCTCAGAGAGAGTCGCCAGGTATTCACGCTGCGGCCCCTGCTGGATGACGGTGCCGATGATCGATACCAGCGCGAGCCCGATCAGCAGGAAAATGGAAAGTTTCAAGGAACAGAAGAAATCCCAAACCTCTTGTGCAAATCCTCGTTTGTTCGTCGTTGTCAAGGCCGTCTCCCGGTAAGGTTATGTACAGCTGTCGTAGCAGGTTTGCCATTATAGACAAATTGTCAATAAGCGCAAAACAAAAATTACGAATACACAACCAGACAAAAAAAAGGGTAACAGGCGAACCTGTTACCCCTAACTCTGCAATTTGCTTCCCGTAAGGGAGATTACTTCTTGTGGCACTCACCACACTTGGTCGGGCCGCCCTTGGCAGCGTGGCACTCTTTGCAAGCCTTGCCGTGTGCCGCATCCTTGTTGATAGCGATCTTGGTCGGTGCGCCGTCGCCGTGGCAGACTTTGCACTCGTTTTTGCCCTGGTGAGCCTTGTGGTTGAAGGTGACGTTGCCCATTTTTGCGGGGTAAACGACGGAATCAGCGGCCATTGCGGTAAAGGCAAAGGCGAGGGTCAGAGCTACTGCAGCGAAAACCTTTTTCATGAGTGTTCCCTCCATTTTTTTGAGACTGAAAACGGGCCGAAGGTATACAAACCGGGGCTCATTGTCAAGGAAAATCAACTGCAAACGGGCATCACTTCTGCAGTGCGGCCTGCAGCGCCCGGTCCTTTTCTTCCACCTCTTCGGCCATGCGCGTCTTGTAGGCGACGAACTTCCCGCGCAGTTCGGGGCAGGACAGGGAGAGCATCTGCACCGCGAGCAGACCTGCGTTCTTGGCGCCCGCCTTACCGATGGCCATGGTGGCGACCGGCATGCCGCCGGGCATCTGCACCATGGCATAGAGCGCGTCCACGCCGTTCAGTGCCCCGCCCGGCATGGGGACGGCGATGACGGGGAGCGGCGTTTCCGCGGCGACGACGCCGGCCAGGTGGGCGGCCATGCCGGCTGCGGCGATGATGACCTGGATGCCGCGCCCTTCCGCCTCGCGGGTGAGCTTGGAGGTCTTGGCGGGGGAGCGGTGTGCCGAGGAAACGTGCATCTCGTAGGGGACGCCGAATTCGGTAAGAACCCTGGCCGTCTCCTCCATGGTGGTCAGGTCGGAGTCGCTTCCCATCAGAATCAAAACGGTCGGATTAGACATAGTTTCTCCTTGAAGAAAAAAATAAAACCATTGGCCACGGAGAAAATCTGAGGAAATCTGAGAACTGCAAAAAATACTAACGGGTAAAACCTTTAAAACCGGTAGCCACGGAGCAAATCGGAGAACACCTGAGAGAACCAAGTCTTGTTTAAAGCAAAAGAAGTGGTTTTCGCAGACTTCCTCAGATTGCCTCCGTGGCTAATGATTTTTCTGTTTTCTCCGAAGTTCTCAGATTTTCTCCGTGGCCAATGGTTTTGGATTTGGTTTAACGGTTCATGGCCTTGGCGCCGATGTCTTTTCTGTGGTGCATGCCGGGCCAGGTGATGAGCTTCACGCCGCTGTAGGCGCGATCAATCGCTTCTTTGACGGTGGCACCGAGGGCGGTGACGCCGAGAACACGGCCGCCGTTGGTGACGATGGCGTCGCCGCTTGCCTTGGTGCCGGCATGGAACACGACCAGGTCCTCGACCTTGGCCGCCTCGGCAAGCCCCTCGATGACGTCGCCCTTCCTGTAGTCGGCGGGATAGCCTTCCGCCGCCAGCACCACGCAGACCGCGGCCTTGTCGTGCCACTCGATTTCGACCCCTTCCAGGCTGCCGGAGGCGACGGCCATCAGGATGGGGACGATGTCGGACTTCATGCGCATCAGAAGCGGCTGGCACTCCGGATCGCCGAAGCGCGCGTTGAACTCGAGGGTCTTGACGGAGTCGCCGTCGATCATGAGGCCCGCGTAGAGAACGCCCTGGTAGCGGCGACCTTCCGCCTTCATGCCGTCCACGGTGCGGCGCATGACTTCGGCCATGGCCTTCTCGTGGATGAGAGGGGTGACTACCGGAGCCGGGGAGTAGGCGCCCATGCCGCCGGTGTTGGGGCCCTTGTCGCCGTCGAAGACGGCCTTGTGGTCCTGGGCGGAAGCAAGCGGGATGATGCGCTCGCCGTCGGTGAAGGCGAGGAAGGACGCCTCCTCCCCTTTCAGGAACTCCTCGATGACCACGCGGGAGCCCGCGGCACCGAAGGCGTTACCGGAAAGCATGTCGGTGACGGCTTCCACCGCCTCGTCGCGGGTCTGGGCGATGATGACCCCTTTGCCCGCGGCAAGACCGTCGGCCTTGATGACGATGGGGATCCCGGTTTTGTCGATGAAATCGATAGCGGCCGGCACCTCGGTGAAGACGCCGTAAGCCGCGGTCGGGACGTTGTACTTCTGCATCAGGTCCTTGGAGAACGCCTTGGACGCCTCGATGATGGCGGCGTTCTTACGGGCGCCGAAGGCTTTGAGACCGTTCTCCTCGAAAAGGTCGACCAGGCCCAGCGACAGCGGCAGTTCCGGGCCGACCACGGTCAGTTCCACCCCTTCCTTCTTGGCGAAGTCGAGCAGTCCCTGGAGATTGTCCACGGCGATGTCCACGTTTTCAGCCAGCCCCGCCGTGCCCGGGTT
It encodes the following:
- the resB gene encoding cytochrome c biogenesis protein ResB — encoded protein: MTTTNKRGFAQEVWDFFCSLKLSIFLLIGLALVSIIGTVIQQGPQREYLATLSETKIRLYSALGFFDMYHSWWFILLLYLLTLNLICCSIKRLPRVWKVVSEPVLVMDDNFEKSLPNVKDLKLKGSKDELKSRMEAFLRSEFAAPVVTEKDGEYHLFAQKSPWCRLGVYVVHLSIIVIFIGALIGSFAGYKAYTNIPEGGAVSQVQTQSGKMIPLGFEVRCEKFTVSYYDTGAPKEFKSILTVMENGKPVPGFQSRPIIVNDPLTYKGITFYQSSFGQSDEGSLYHLTVRDRKGGAPVKLNARQGERIALPGGAFLSVMEATMDVRPFMRGFDGPGAQVEFTPAGGNPQPFVILSDKYESFNAQHGGDLLITFDGMDQKFYTGLQVAHDPGVWVVWFGCFLMVVGICMAFFMSHKRVWARVTDSGVTLGGSASKNPAGFEICFDDLVEKVGKA
- a CDS encoding cytochrome c3 family protein encodes the protein MKKVFAAVALTLAFAFTAMAADSVVYPAKMGNVTFNHKAHQGKNECKVCHGDGAPTKIAINKDAAHGKACKECHAAKGGPTKCGECHKK
- the purE gene encoding 5-(carboxyamino)imidazole ribonucleotide mutase, with the translated sequence MSNPTVLILMGSDSDLTTMEETARVLTEFGVPYEMHVSSAHRSPAKTSKLTREAEGRGIQVIIAAAGMAAHLAGVVAAETPLPVIAVPMPGGALNGVDALYAMVQMPGGMPVATMAIGKAGAKNAGLLAVQMLSLSCPELRGKFVAYKTRMAEEVEEKDRALQAALQK
- the purD gene encoding phosphoribosylamine--glycine ligase, whose amino-acid sequence is MKVLVVGSGGREHALVWKIAQSPLVEKVFCAPGNPGTAGLAENVDIAVDNLQGLLDFAKKEGVELTVVGPELPLSLGLVDLFEENGLKAFGARKNAAIIEASKAFSKDLMQKYNVPTAAYGVFTEVPAAIDFIDKTGIPIVIKADGLAAGKGVIIAQTRDEAVEAVTDMLSGNAFGAAGSRVVIEEFLKGEEASFLAFTDGERIIPLASAQDHKAVFDGDKGPNTGGMGAYSPAPVVTPLIHEKAMAEVMRRTVDGMKAEGRRYQGVLYAGLMIDGDSVKTLEFNARFGDPECQPLLMRMKSDIVPILMAVASGSLEGVEIEWHDKAAVCVVLAAEGYPADYRKGDVIEGLAEAAKVEDLVVFHAGTKASGDAIVTNGGRVLGVTALGATVKEAIDRAYSGVKLITWPGMHHRKDIGAKAMNR